One Oligoflexus sp. genomic window, GCTGGCCCGGTACTTCCTCGATGGTCTTGGGCTCGGCAGGTATGCCAAATTCCTTCATGAACATTTCTGCGAAGTAGTCGCCTTTCCAAACCCACATTCTGGTTTTGCGCATGGCGGCGAGCGTATCTATCTTTTGCTTCGAAAAGACGTTGACCAAACCGGCCTCAGCAAAACCTAGCAGTTCAAACGAAACCTCTTTGCCACCGATCTGGATGGGCCGGGCGAATTCCTTTGCGAAATAATCGAAGAGCTGCTCTTTGACGAGGTCGACTTCCGCCACGTTCCGATACAAAAGCGGGGTTTCAAGAATCCGAATGGATTTCACGGCTCCCTGCAGGCCCACGCCGCTCAGGGCCGCTGCATCCAAAGTGCCAAGGGCCATGGCCTGCAGCATCTGAGGATCGTCACCGCGCTGCCCGCCCGCATAGACTTTCAGCTTGATCTTGCCTTTGGACGCTGTTTCAAGCTCTTTACGCATCTCATGGACGAGTTTGGTCCACGCACTTCCTTCGGGGGTGATAATACCAAAATCAATGCGCGCAGCGAACAGAGTGGGCACACAGCCCAATCCCAACATAACCGACAGTACGAGTTTCCATATATGAGCCATTGCGAATGTTCTCCTTTACAAGCATAAGGGGCGGAATGAATTAAAACAAATCATCGATGCTTTTAAGATATAACTGCGCTCGATTTTTTGCCAGCTCGTTATACAGACGAAGCGTCGATGGTTCGGTCGGTTCGGTCGTGGGCTTCAGCAACGGCTTCAGAAGTTTCTCGAACTCGGCCCTGTTATTCTGCTGAACCATCGCGTAGCGTGCGTAGTACACGTCAGCCAGGATAAATTTCTTTTGATTCATGGCCTGAATGCGATCGTAATGCTGTTTGGCTTTTTCCGCGCTGCCGCCCATCATCGGCGATCGCGAGCCGTAGTAAGCCATG contains:
- the dctP gene encoding TRAP transporter substrate-binding protein DctP; this encodes MAHIWKLVLSVMLGLGCVPTLFAARIDFGIITPEGSAWTKLVHEMRKELETASKGKIKLKVYAGGQRGDDPQMLQAMALGTLDAAALSGVGLQGAVKSIRILETPLLYRNVAEVDLVKEQLFDYFAKEFARPIQIGGKEVSFELLGFAEAGLVNVFSKQKIDTLAAMRKTRMWVWKGDYFAEMFMKEFGIPAEPKTIEEVPGQLSGSNGIDSFYAPPLAAVAFQWSNKVKYMLDYPFVNSTGAFIMRKDKFEKLSPEEQKLMRDVVKKYCQKIVEQSRADNQNALSVLKNEQKIEFLTPNAADVKSFEESAKKVYTKAIGDIYPKELFDRVQAILEQARKTKS
- a CDS encoding TRAP transporter TatT component family protein is translated as MAYYGSRSPMMGGSAEKAKQHYDRIQAMNQKKFILADVYYARYAMVQQNNRAEFEKLLKPLLKPTTEPTEPSTLRLYNELAKNRAQLYLKSIDDLF